The following coding sequences lie in one Miscanthus floridulus cultivar M001 chromosome 9, ASM1932011v1, whole genome shotgun sequence genomic window:
- the LOC136483891 gene encoding uncharacterized protein: protein MEWDSESDGAGSVGAGEEEQEEEGEERGGESGGGDAGGAGGMFTFAIEGMLRASGPCGLVVTDALEPDCPIIYVNRGFEEATGYRAEEVLGRNWKMDYFMFQRKRRRRLRQPCCVGCDSIAMASETDEKAKMESLTSAAASVEGGIQDACDDACSICLEAFCESDPSALTGCKHEFHLQCILECIQLSRLGMSYY from the exons ATGGAGTGGGACAGCGAGTCCGACGGCGCCGGCAGCGTCGGCGCcggcgaggaggagcaggaggaggagggggaggagcggGGAGGCGAGAGTGGAGGTGGCGACGCCGGGGGAGCTGGTGGGATGTTCACGTTCGCGATTGAAGGCATGCTGCGCGCGTCCGGGCCGTGCGGGCTCGTCGTCACCGATGCGCTCGAGCCCGACTGCCCCATCATCTACGTCAACCGCGGCTTCGAGGAAGCCACGGGCTACCGCGCCGAGGAGGTCCTCGGTAGGAACTG GAAAATGGATTACTTCATGTTCCAAAGGAAGAGGCGCAGAAGGCTTAGGCAGCCATGTTGTGTG GGCTGTGATTCCATTGCAATGGCATCTGAAACTGATGAGAAAGCTAAGATGGAGAGTTTGACATCTGCTGCAGCCTCTGTGGAGGGTGGCATTCAGGACGCATGTGATGATGCATGCAGCATTTGCCTTGAGGCTTTCTGTGAGAGTGACCCTTCTGCG TTGACTGGCTGCAAACATGAGTTCCATCTCCAATGCATTCTTGAATG TATACAGCTTTCTCGACTTGGGATGAGCTATTATTGA
- the LOC136483892 gene encoding uncharacterized protein, producing the protein MEESRTEGKRARAVNKARKKRIDDEIARSVGVEDVVTINDYGDDIPNDEEGQLQFVLKRSIHETNIRNVATCSRSGGGSQRRIDTMFQKQSASKRRVGFDIDLACSRAPVQPRINVALNPDLKDKLGRAWSKFFQANSVAGRKANCPYFRAAFKLTQQLGEGVPCPTGESIDGSYLESNFEELEHDMKQCQMDWDQYKVTLMCDSWTGQNGESIINFMIYCNEKLFFHRTINATGETQNASFLYDCIRKVIVDDIGIDRVMQIVTDNGSNYKKACAQVTREFPKIFWQPCAAHTINLLLKSIGKFTDVERVISSAQRICKFFYNHNNLRAEMKRNIGGELYRWNATRFGTVFIFLQSFWDRKDKFRQWMASEEWANSCYNGDAEYIYADECLSCRQWWDNIKFVLELVSPIYSLLRYADSQKIGTVSGFIPLVIICRDMLQVYMEGHKDLKNILALLDSRVKSMCQKTLMLAAAVLNPQGHYKFSTTSNPDYLKELAIVIERIADSPESAVQALSEFQDYKANKGIFGTTTARLAAISPNVTPTTWWSLYGGDTKELQKYALRIVSQCISTSGCERNWSRFSLVQTKLRNKLCYIKLHKLVYVNHNLKLRVQHLEANDQLEKEKFADPIQDMIDCALFDHTNPITEWLNEPDSVVDQKAEQSYGLVHEKSLLGTRERGKAGLVHDKRKKGASEDGDDEFDENESESDDIGTWDDSDNGDDDEGETDGDGEDEDKVPSSKKQQGLKEERISNPCPAPETHGDDETALAGCK; encoded by the exons ATGGAGGAAAGCAGAACAGAAGGGAAGAGAGCAAGGGCGGTGAACAAGGCTAGAAAGAAAAGAATCGATGATGAAATTGCACGGTCTGTTGGAGTAGAAGACGTTGTTACAATCAATGATTATGGTGATGATATTCCTAATGATGAGGAAGGGCAGTTGCAGTTTGTACTGAAAAGATCAATTCATGAAACCAACATAAGGAATGTGGCTACCTGCTCAAGATCTGGCGGTGGCAGCCAGAGAAGAATTGACACCATGTTTCAGAAGCAGTCTGCATCCAAGAGACGAGTGGGGTTTGACATAGACCTAGCATGCAGTAGAGCTCCTGTGCAACCAAGAATTAATGTCGCCTTAAATCCCGACCTCAAGGATAAACTAGGTAGAGCATGGTCCAAGTTTTTTCAAGCAAATAGTGTGGCCGGGAGGAAGGCAAATTGTCCTTATTTTCGGGCTGCATTTAAGCTGACTCAGCAGCTTGGTGAAGGGGTTCCATGCCCAACAGGAGAAAGTATTGATGGTTCCTACTTGGAG AGCAATTTCGAAGAATTAGAGCATGATATGAAACAATGCCAGATGGATTGGGATCAGTACAAGGTTACTCTTATGTGCGATTCATGGACTGGACAAAATGGTGAGAGCATCATCAATTTCATGATATACTGCAATGAGAAATTGTTCTTTCATAGAACAATCAATGCCACTGGAGAAACTCAGAATGCAAGTTTCCTATATGATTGCATCAGAAAGGTTATTGTAGATGATATTGGAATTGATAGAGTTATGCAAATTGTAACCGATAATGGATCAAACTACAAGAAGGCGTGTGCACAAGTCACTAGAGAGTTTCCAAAGATTTTTTGGCAGCCGTGTGCTGCACACACCATTAACCTCCTACTCAAGAGCATAGGGAAATTTACAGATGTTGAGAGGGTTATATCTAGTGCCCAAAGAATATGCAAGTTCTTCTACAACCATAACAATCTACGTGCTGAAATGAAGCGCAACATTGGTGGTGAGCTGTATAGGTGGAATGCCACCAGATTTGGAACTGTCTTTATATTCCTCCAAAGCTTTTGGGATAGAAAGGATAAGTTCCGACAATGGATGGCGTCAGAGGAATGGGCTAACAGCTGCTACAATGGAGATGCCGAGTACATCTATGCAGACGAATGTTTGTCATGTAGGCAATGGTGGGACAACATCAAGTTTGTGCTAGAGCTGGTTTCGCCAATCTATAGTCTGTTGCGTTATGCAGATTCACAGAAGATTGGTACTGTCTCGGGGTTCATACCACTGGTGATAATTTGTAGGGATATGTTGCAAGTTTACATGGAGGGGCATAAAGACCTGAAGAATATCTTGGCACTACTAGATAGTAGGGTCAAAAGTATGTGCCAGAAAACCCTAATGCTTGCAG CTGCCGTGCTAAACCCTCAAGGTCACTACAAGTTTAGCACCACTTCAAATCCTGACTATTTGAAGGAGCTAGCAATTGTAATCGAAAGGATTGCTGATTCCCCTGAAAGCGCAGTTCAGGCTTTATCTGAGTTCCAGGATTACAAAGCGAACAAAGGAATATTTGGTACTACAACAGCTCGATTGGCTGCTATTTCTCCTAATGTAACTCCAA CCACTTGGTGGTCTCTTTATGGAGGAGACACCAAAGAATTGCAAAAATATGCATTGAGGATTGTGTCACAGTGCATTTCTACAAGTGGCTGTGAACGAAACTGGAGTAGATTCTCACTGGTCCAAACCAAACTGAGAAACAAACTGTGCTACATTAAACTTCATAAGTTGGTCTATGTGAATCATAACCTGAAGCTACGTGTGCAACATCTTGAAGCTAATGATCAACTTGAGAAGGAAAAGTTTGCAGATCCTATTCAAGATATGATAGATTGTGCACTTTTTGATCATACCAATCCAATTACAGAGTGGCTAAATGAACCAGATTCTGTTGTTGATCAAAAAGCTGAACAATCTTATGGACTAGTGCATGAAAAGAGTCTTCTTGGAACGAGAGAGCGAGGGAAAGCTGGACTAGTGCATGATAAAAGAAAGAAGGGGGCAAGTGAGGATGGGGATGATGAGTTTGATGAAAACGAGAGTGAGAGTGATGATATTGGAACATGGGATGATAGCGATAATGGGGATGATGACGAAGGAGAAACTGATGGAGACGGAGAAG ATGAAGATAAGGTCCCTTCCTCTAAGAAGCAGCAAGGGCTGAAAGAAGAGAGGATTTCCAATCCATGTCCTGCTCCAGAAACGCATGGTGATGATGAAACCGCGCTAGCAG GTTGCAAGTAG